Proteins from a single region of Pseudomonas quebecensis:
- a CDS encoding CbtB domain-containing protein translates to MSIISSTSPAVSGTTTLSQRLTAAIGASILGACLVYFAGFSHIEAVHNAAHDTRHSAAFPCH, encoded by the coding sequence ATGTCGATCATCAGCAGCACCTCGCCCGCCGTCAGCGGCACCACTACCCTGAGCCAACGCCTGACCGCCGCCATCGGTGCGTCGATCCTTGGTGCATGCCTGGTGTATTTCGCCGGTTTCTCGCACATCGAGGCGGTGCACAACGCCGCCCACGATACCCGCCACAGCGCCGCGTTCCCGTGCCACTGA
- the cobM gene encoding precorrin-4 C(11)-methyltransferase, which translates to MTVYFIGAGPGDPELITVKGQRLIRSCPVIIYAGSLVPAAVLEGHQASQVVNSAELHLEQIVELIKTAHAKGFDVARVHSGDPSLYGAIGEQIRCLRELGIPFQIVPGVTAVAACAALLEAELTLPDIAQSVILTRYADKTRMPAGEEFASLAQHGTTMAIHLGVNHLEKIVAELLPHYGADCPIAVVHRATWPDQDWAVGTLGDITEKVAAKGFRRTALIVVGRVLASGSFSESSLYRAGHAHLYRP; encoded by the coding sequence ATGACCGTCTACTTTATCGGCGCCGGCCCCGGCGATCCGGAATTGATCACCGTCAAGGGCCAGCGATTGATCCGCAGTTGCCCGGTGATCATCTATGCCGGCTCGCTGGTGCCGGCCGCGGTGCTGGAGGGGCATCAGGCCTCACAGGTGGTCAACAGCGCTGAGCTGCACTTGGAACAGATCGTCGAACTGATCAAGACCGCCCACGCCAAAGGCTTCGATGTGGCGCGGGTACATTCCGGCGACCCCAGCCTGTATGGGGCAATTGGCGAGCAGATTCGCTGCTTGCGTGAGCTGGGCATCCCGTTCCAGATCGTCCCCGGTGTCACCGCCGTTGCCGCTTGCGCGGCCTTGCTGGAAGCCGAACTGACCCTGCCGGATATCGCCCAGAGCGTGATTCTGACGCGCTATGCCGACAAGACCCGCATGCCTGCCGGCGAGGAGTTCGCCAGCCTGGCGCAACATGGCACCACCATGGCGATTCATCTGGGGGTCAACCATCTGGAAAAGATCGTCGCCGAACTGCTGCCGCATTACGGCGCGGATTGCCCGATCGCCGTGGTGCATCGCGCGACCTGGCCGGATCAGGATTGGGCGGTGGGCACGCTGGGGGATATCACCGAGAAAGTCGCCGCCAAAGGTTTTCGGCGCACGGCGTTGATTGTGGTGGGCCGGGTGCTGGCCAGTGGCAGTTTCAGTGAATCCTCGTTGTATCGGGCGGGGCATGCGCACCTTTATCGACCTTGA
- a CDS encoding cobalamin biosynthesis protein: MTLVAGLGCQRGCEVHTLLALLDAALVEAGVERRQLAALASIDLKQAEPGLLALAAALNLPLLDFNARHLAAYEGRLSHKSIVAFAHTGCYGIAESAALAAAEQISGAPARLLITRRKNAHATVALACTG; encoded by the coding sequence ATGACCCTCGTCGCCGGCCTGGGCTGCCAGCGAGGTTGCGAGGTGCACACTCTGTTGGCGTTGCTGGATGCGGCATTGGTCGAAGCAGGCGTCGAGCGCCGCCAGCTCGCTGCACTGGCGAGTATCGATCTGAAACAGGCCGAACCAGGGCTGCTGGCGTTGGCCGCAGCCTTGAACCTGCCCTTGTTGGACTTTAACGCCCGACATCTGGCGGCGTATGAAGGGCGCCTGAGCCACAAATCTATTGTGGCTTTTGCCCATACCGGCTGTTACGGCATTGCCGAAAGCGCCGCGCTGGCGGCGGCCGAACAGATCAGCGGCGCCCCTGCCAGGCTGCTGATCACCCGCCGCAAAAATGCCCACGCCACCGTGGCATTGGCCTGCACGGGTTAA
- a CDS encoding fatty acid cis/trans isomerase, translating into MSLRLLVGAVLALLASTVQAQGPVPAISYTRDIQPIFTEKCVACHACYDSACQLNLGSGEGAARGASKVPVYDGERSQATKPTRLFYDAFGKAAWQREGFSSVLDAQGSQAALMARMLELGHRRSPLTPNGKLPDDIVLGLNRENMCPLPGEFDAYAGAHPNEGMPLAVTGLTDAQYQTLQRWLASGASIDEQGVAPSASEAAQVLQWENLLNAPGARESLVARWLFEHLFIAHLYFDGGEPRHFFQWVRSRTPSGQPIDLINTRRPNDDPGTRIYYRLWPVQGVIVHKTHITYPLSAAKMARIKALFYGSDWQVSAMPGYGPGRRANPFETFEAIPAKARYQFMLDNAEYFVRTFIRGPVCRGQIATDVIRDNFWALFQDPDHDLYVTDARYRGQATPLLAMPGQNDDVGSVLSLWLKYRDKRNQYEALRRDSYADLPAPSWSTLWAGNDNALLSIFRHFDSASVNKGLIGEVPQTMWLFDYPLLERTYYQLVVNFDVFGNVSHQAQTRLYFDLIRNGAEQNFLRLMPADAREDYLDDWYQNSGKLKLWLDYEAIDDDTPTGLHLDKKDPKRDFAQQLLARYGDLNASPDPINRCTGAYCSREGIDPALQDVDQALSRLASRPAAGLKVINQLPEATMLRVETPGGKREVYSLLRNRAHSNVAFLLGEAYRYQPGLDTLTVYPGVLSSYPNFIFNLPAGEVPEFVSRMEQAQDAESFEKIVDRWGVRRSHPQFWKYFHDLSRYLHETSPLEEGVLDMNRYQNL; encoded by the coding sequence ATGTCACTTCGTTTACTCGTCGGGGCCGTGCTGGCCTTGCTCGCCAGCACTGTCCAGGCGCAGGGTCCCGTACCGGCGATCTCCTACACCCGCGATATCCAGCCGATTTTCACCGAGAAGTGCGTGGCCTGCCATGCGTGTTACGACTCCGCCTGCCAGTTGAACCTGGGCAGCGGCGAAGGCGCGGCACGGGGTGCGAGCAAAGTACCGGTCTACGATGGCGAACGCAGCCAGGCAACCAAACCGACGCGTCTGTTCTACGACGCCTTCGGTAAAGCCGCCTGGCAACGCGAGGGGTTCAGCTCGGTACTGGATGCCCAGGGCAGCCAGGCTGCCTTGATGGCGCGCATGCTGGAACTGGGTCATCGCCGTAGTCCGCTGACGCCCAACGGCAAACTGCCGGACGACATAGTGCTGGGCCTCAATCGCGAAAACATGTGCCCCTTGCCGGGGGAGTTCGACGCCTATGCCGGCGCGCATCCCAACGAAGGCATGCCGCTGGCGGTCACCGGGCTGACCGACGCGCAATACCAGACACTGCAACGCTGGCTGGCGTCCGGGGCCAGCATCGATGAGCAAGGCGTGGCGCCAAGCGCCAGCGAAGCCGCGCAGGTGTTGCAATGGGAAAACCTGCTTAACGCCCCAGGCGCTCGCGAGAGCCTGGTGGCGCGCTGGTTGTTCGAGCACCTGTTTATTGCCCATTTGTATTTCGACGGTGGCGAGCCGAGGCACTTTTTCCAATGGGTGCGCTCGCGTACCCCCAGCGGCCAGCCGATTGACCTGATCAACACCCGTCGCCCCAACGATGATCCGGGCACGCGGATCTACTACCGTCTCTGGCCGGTGCAGGGCGTGATCGTGCACAAGACCCACATCACTTACCCACTCAGCGCAGCCAAAATGGCGCGAATCAAAGCGCTGTTTTACGGCAGCGATTGGCAAGTCAGTGCGATGCCGGGCTACGGACCCGGTCGCCGCGCCAACCCGTTCGAAACGTTCGAGGCGATCCCGGCCAAGGCGCGTTACCAGTTCATGCTGGATAACGCCGAGTACTTCGTGCGCACGTTTATTCGCGGGCCGGTATGCCGTGGGCAGATCGCCACGGACGTGATCCGCGACAACTTCTGGGCGTTGTTCCAGGACCCGGACCATGACCTGTACGTCACCGATGCACGTTATCGCGGCCAGGCCACGCCGTTGCTGGCCATGCCGGGGCAGAACGATGACGTCGGCAGTGTGCTCAGCCTGTGGCTCAAGTACCGCGACAAGCGCAATCAATACGAAGCGCTGCGCCGCGACAGCTACGCAGACCTGCCGGCGCCCAGCTGGTCGACCCTGTGGGCCGGCAATGACAATGCGTTGTTGAGCATCTTTCGTCACTTCGACAGTGCCTCGGTCAATAAAGGCCTGATTGGAGAGGTGCCGCAGACAATGTGGCTGTTCGATTACCCGCTGCTGGAGCGCACCTATTACCAGCTGGTAGTCAATTTCGATGTATTCGGCAACGTATCGCACCAGGCCCAGACCCGTCTGTACTTCGACCTGATCCGCAATGGCGCCGAGCAGAACTTCCTGCGTCTGATGCCGGCCGACGCCCGTGAGGACTACCTCGACGATTGGTACCAGAACAGCGGCAAGCTCAAGCTGTGGCTGGACTACGAAGCGATCGACGACGACACACCCACCGGCCTGCACCTGGATAAAAAAGATCCGAAGCGCGATTTCGCCCAACAACTGCTCGCCCGCTACGGTGACTTGAACGCCAGCCCCGACCCGATCAACCGGTGTACCGGTGCCTATTGCTCGCGTGAAGGCATCGACCCGGCGCTGCAGGACGTCGATCAGGCCCTCAGCCGTCTCGCCTCACGCCCGGCGGCAGGGCTCAAGGTGATCAATCAATTGCCCGAAGCCACGATGCTGCGCGTCGAAACACCGGGCGGCAAACGTGAGGTCTACAGCCTGTTGCGCAACCGTGCGCACAGTAACGTGGCGTTCCTGTTGGGCGAGGCGTATCGCTATCAACCAGGGCTGGACACGCTGACGGTCTACCCTGGGGTGCTGAGCAGCTACCCGAACTTCATATTCAATCTCCCCGCCGGGGAGGTGCCGGAGTTCGTCTCCCGCATGGAGCAGGCCCAGGATGCCGAAAGCTTCGAGAAAATTGTCGATCGCTGGGGCGTGCGCCGCAGCCATCCGCAGTTCTGGAAGTACTTCCACGACCTGTCGCGCTACCTGCACGAGACCAGTCCATTGGAAGAGGGCGTGTTGGACATGAACCGTTATCAAAACCTCTGA
- the cobW gene encoding cobalamin biosynthesis protein CobW — MKTLAKLPVTIVTGFLGSGKTTLLRHMLENAQGRRIAVIVNEFGELGIDGEILKQCSIGCTEEEANGRVYELANGCLCCTVQEEFFPVMRELVARRGDLDHILIETSGLALPKPLVQAFQWPEIRSACTVDAVITVVDSPAVAAGTFAAFPDQVDAQRKLDPNLDHESPLHELFADQLASADLVILNKCDLISPDDLARVRLEVAEELPPAVKIVEASSGRLPLEVLIGLGAGSEEHIDARHSHHDHHHDGEDDHDHDAFDSISIDLPQADEALLLDALTQLVVQHGILRVKGFAAIPNKPMRLLIQGVGTRFDKHFDRAWTADEPRITRLVLIGQDLDAAGLEAHLRAALSV; from the coding sequence ATGAAAACACTGGCCAAACTCCCCGTCACCATCGTTACCGGCTTTCTCGGCTCGGGCAAAACGACCTTGCTGCGCCATATGCTCGAGAACGCCCAGGGCCGTCGCATTGCGGTGATCGTCAACGAGTTCGGCGAGCTGGGCATCGACGGCGAGATCCTCAAACAGTGCTCCATCGGTTGCACCGAAGAAGAAGCCAACGGCCGCGTGTACGAGCTGGCCAACGGCTGCCTGTGCTGCACGGTGCAGGAAGAATTCTTCCCGGTGATGCGCGAACTGGTTGCCCGTCGCGGCGACCTCGACCATATCCTGATCGAAACCTCGGGCCTGGCCCTGCCAAAACCCCTGGTACAAGCCTTCCAGTGGCCGGAAATCCGCAGCGCCTGCACGGTGGATGCGGTCATCACCGTGGTCGACAGCCCGGCCGTGGCCGCCGGCACTTTTGCCGCGTTCCCGGATCAGGTCGACGCCCAGCGCAAGCTCGACCCGAACCTGGACCACGAATCGCCGCTGCACGAACTGTTCGCCGACCAACTGGCCAGCGCCGACCTGGTGATCCTCAATAAATGTGACCTGATCAGTCCCGATGACCTGGCCCGTGTGCGCCTGGAAGTCGCCGAAGAACTGCCGCCGGCGGTGAAGATTGTCGAAGCCAGCAGCGGTCGCCTGCCTTTGGAGGTGCTGATCGGTCTGGGCGCAGGCTCCGAGGAACACATCGACGCCCGTCACAGCCATCACGATCACCACCACGACGGTGAAGACGATCATGATCACGACGCGTTCGACTCCATCTCCATCGATCTGCCCCAGGCCGACGAAGCGCTGCTGCTCGATGCCTTGACGCAACTGGTGGTGCAACACGGCATCCTGCGCGTCAAAGGCTTTGCCGCCATTCCCAACAAACCGATGCGCCTGTTGATCCAAGGCGTGGGTACGCGTTTCGACAAGCATTTCGATCGCGCCTGGACAGCCGACGAACCGCGCATCACGCGCCTGGTGCTGATCGGTCAGGACCTGGACGCGGCGGGCCTTGAAGCGCACCTGCGCGCCGCGCTCAGCGTTTAA
- a CDS encoding CbtA family protein, whose amino-acid sequence MIKRIAQTAGFTGLLAALLLTLLQSFWVAPLILQAETFEQAPAAHEHAAGTAAHTHDAEAWEPEDGWQRVLSTTAGNLVVAVGFALMLAGLYTLRAPTRTAQGLLWGLAGYATFVLAPTLGLPPELPGTAAADLALRQTWWIGTAASTAVGIALLVFGRNVLLKVLGVAILAVPHVIGAPQPAVHSMLAPQALEAQFKIASQLTNMVFWLALGLISAWWFRRHGDSHYAA is encoded by the coding sequence ATGATCAAGCGTATTGCGCAAACCGCGGGGTTCACCGGCCTGCTGGCCGCCTTGCTGCTGACCCTGCTGCAAAGCTTCTGGGTGGCACCGCTGATTTTGCAGGCCGAGACTTTCGAGCAGGCACCGGCAGCCCATGAACACGCCGCCGGCACCGCCGCGCACACCCACGACGCCGAAGCCTGGGAGCCGGAAGACGGCTGGCAGCGCGTGCTGTCGACCACCGCCGGCAACTTGGTGGTGGCCGTCGGTTTTGCCTTGATGCTGGCCGGTCTCTACACCCTGCGGGCCCCGACGCGCACCGCCCAGGGCCTGCTGTGGGGCCTGGCCGGTTACGCAACCTTCGTGCTGGCGCCGACCCTGGGCCTGCCGCCGGAACTGCCGGGCACCGCAGCGGCTGACCTGGCGCTGCGCCAGACCTGGTGGATCGGCACCGCCGCGTCCACCGCGGTCGGCATCGCCTTGCTGGTGTTCGGTCGCAATGTGCTGCTCAAAGTCCTGGGCGTGGCGATCCTGGCGGTGCCCCATGTGATTGGCGCGCCACAGCCGGCCGTGCATTCGATGCTGGCGCCGCAGGCGCTGGAAGCGCAGTTCAAGATCGCCTCGCAGCTGACCAACATGGTGTTCTGGCTGGCCCTGGGCCTGATCAGCGCGTGGTGGTTCCGTCGCCATGGCGACAGTCATTACGCGGCATGA
- the nfuA gene encoding Fe-S biogenesis protein NfuA, with amino-acid sequence MTAITITDAAHDYLADLLSKQNTPGIGIRVFITQPGTQYAETCIAYCKPGEEKPEDTALGLKSFTAYIDSFSEAFLDDAVVDYATDRMGGQLTIKAPNAKVPNVNADSPVNERINYYLQTEINPGLASHGGQVSLIDVVEDGIAVLKFGGGCQGCGQADVTLKEGIERTLLERIPELKGVRDVTDHTQKENAYY; translated from the coding sequence ATGACTGCCATAACCATTACCGACGCCGCCCACGATTATCTGGCCGACCTGCTGTCCAAGCAGAACACCCCGGGTATCGGCATCCGCGTCTTTATCACCCAGCCCGGCACCCAATACGCCGAGACCTGCATTGCCTACTGCAAGCCTGGCGAAGAGAAACCTGAAGACACCGCCCTGGGGCTCAAAAGCTTCACTGCGTATATCGATAGCTTCAGCGAAGCGTTTCTCGACGATGCAGTGGTTGATTACGCCACCGACCGTATGGGCGGCCAGCTGACCATCAAGGCGCCGAACGCCAAGGTGCCGAACGTCAACGCCGACAGCCCGGTCAACGAGCGCATCAACTATTACCTGCAAACCGAAATCAACCCAGGGCTGGCGAGCCACGGCGGCCAGGTCAGCCTGATCGACGTAGTCGAGGATGGCATCGCCGTGTTGAAGTTCGGCGGCGGCTGCCAGGGCTGCGGCCAGGCCGACGTGACCTTGAAGGAAGGCATCGAGCGCACCTTGCTTGAGCGCATTCCGGAGCTCAAGGGCGTACGTGACGTGACTGACCACACGCAGAAAGAAAACGCCTACTACTGA
- the cobN gene encoding cobaltochelatase subunit CobN: MHLLRTQPGGFVADDNIADLGQTPAELVVLCSGDSSLALLAEAARQLPDDYPSLRLANPMQVQNHASVDLYVDEVLRHAKVILISLHGGIGYWRYGVERLVELAERGVRLILVPGDDRPDPELSGLSTVNAEQRDRLWQFLRQGGLGNALDFYRCLASAYLGRDYAWAEPHTLPRTAIYHPRHASPRLSDWQADWRAEWPVAAVLFYRSHLQAANTGFIDVFCQRLQAAGLNPLPMAVASLKEPGCLAVVEDLLDEVGAAVILNTTGFAQSSPEAPHLRPFRRNIPVIQAICAQDNQPGWEASEQGLGPRDLAMHIALPELDGRIISRPISFKDLAWRSERSQSDVVCYRAAPERMDFVAELARRWVELARVPNADKRIALVLANYPTRDGRIGNGVGLDTPAAALNILRALHAEGYPLPDALPDSGTALIHELLGGVTNDLDSLDLRPCHQSLGLDEYQAMFLRLPEANRQAVLQRWGAPQQDPMCRDGRLMIAGLRLGLTFVGIQPARGYQVDASAVYHDPDLVPPHGYLAFYFWLRHTYGAHGVIHVGKHGNLEWLPGKGVGLSEHCWPDALLGPLPNIYPFIVNDPGEGAQAKRRTQAVIIDHLMPPLTRAETYGPLRDLELLADEYYDAQLLDPRRARELQKDILKLVRETRIDQELQLDGDADAAIWLPRLDTYLCDLKESQIRDGLHIFGESPQGRLRIDTLLALLRIPRGAGRGAQSSLLRVLAKAFALGFDPLDCALAEPWTGRRPELLQGIDAQPWRTAGDTRERLELYAARLIEQALQGPLEVLQAPGWEEVNAVIEHLRSIVAPRLDACGPAEMRGLLDALSGRFVPAGPSGAPSRGRLDVLPTGRNFFSVDVRNLPTTTAWRIGFQSANLILERHLQDHGDHLRQLGLSVWGTATMRTGGDDIAQAMALMGVRPVWATGSQRVDDFEILPISLLDRPRVDVTLRVSGFFRDAFANLIRLFDAAVQAVAALDEPDDLNPLAAKVRSEREALRQSGLDAEAAAKQAGWRIFGAKPGAYGAGVQGAIDGRLWQSRADLAEVYLNWGGYAYGGSDEGTVAREQFAQRLSQVQAVLQNQDNREHDLLDSNDYYQFQGGMLAAVETLSGDKAASYHGDHSQPDLPKIRTLKEELNRVIRARAANPKWIDGVKRHGYKGAFEMAATVENLFAFDATTALIDDHQYALLADAYLLDPDTRAFVQQHNPAALRDMTERMLEAQQRGLWQAPGAYREALENLLLDIEEDSQ, from the coding sequence ATGCACCTGCTCAGGACTCAGCCCGGTGGTTTCGTCGCGGACGACAATATCGCCGACCTTGGCCAAACGCCCGCCGAGCTGGTGGTCCTGTGCAGCGGCGATTCCAGCCTGGCGCTGCTGGCCGAAGCGGCCCGGCAGCTGCCCGACGATTACCCGAGCCTGCGCCTGGCCAACCCCATGCAGGTGCAGAACCATGCCTCGGTGGACCTGTATGTCGACGAGGTGCTGCGCCACGCCAAGGTGATTCTGATTTCGCTGCACGGCGGTATCGGTTATTGGCGCTACGGCGTCGAGCGCCTGGTGGAGCTGGCCGAGCGCGGCGTGAGGTTGATCCTGGTGCCGGGGGATGATCGCCCGGACCCGGAACTCAGCGGCCTGAGCACGGTTAACGCCGAACAGCGCGACCGCTTGTGGCAGTTCCTGCGCCAGGGTGGGTTGGGCAATGCGCTGGATTTCTATCGCTGCCTGGCCAGTGCTTACCTGGGCCGCGACTATGCCTGGGCCGAGCCGCACACCTTGCCGCGCACGGCGATTTATCACCCGCGCCACGCCAGCCCGCGGTTGAGCGATTGGCAAGCGGATTGGCGCGCCGAGTGGCCGGTGGCGGCGGTGCTGTTCTATCGCTCGCATTTGCAGGCGGCCAATACCGGCTTTATCGATGTGTTCTGCCAGCGCCTGCAGGCGGCGGGGCTGAACCCGTTGCCAATGGCGGTGGCGAGTTTGAAAGAGCCGGGCTGCCTGGCGGTGGTCGAGGACTTGCTGGATGAAGTCGGCGCGGCGGTGATCCTCAATACCACCGGTTTCGCCCAATCCAGCCCGGAAGCGCCGCATCTGCGCCCGTTTCGCCGCAATATCCCAGTGATCCAGGCCATCTGCGCCCAGGACAACCAGCCCGGCTGGGAGGCCAGCGAGCAAGGCCTGGGCCCGCGGGACCTGGCCATGCACATTGCCTTGCCGGAACTGGACGGGCGCATCATCAGCCGGCCGATCAGCTTCAAGGATCTGGCCTGGCGCAGCGAGCGCAGCCAGTCCGACGTGGTGTGCTACCGCGCCGCGCCCGAGCGCATGGATTTCGTCGCCGAACTGGCACGGCGCTGGGTCGAACTGGCGCGGGTGCCGAATGCGGACAAACGCATCGCCCTGGTGCTGGCCAACTACCCGACCCGCGACGGTCGCATCGGCAACGGCGTCGGGCTGGACACCCCGGCGGCGGCGCTGAATATCCTGCGGGCGCTGCACGCCGAGGGCTATCCGCTGCCGGATGCGCTTCCCGACAGCGGCACCGCGCTGATTCACGAGCTGCTCGGCGGCGTCACCAATGACCTCGACAGCCTGGACCTGCGCCCTTGCCATCAGAGCCTGGGCCTGGACGAGTACCAGGCGATGTTCCTGCGCCTGCCCGAGGCCAACCGCCAGGCCGTGTTGCAGCGCTGGGGTGCGCCGCAGCAAGACCCGATGTGCCGCGATGGCCGCCTGATGATCGCGGGCCTGCGCCTGGGCCTGACCTTTGTCGGCATCCAGCCGGCGCGCGGTTACCAGGTGGACGCAAGCGCTGTGTACCACGACCCGGACCTGGTGCCGCCCCATGGCTACCTGGCGTTCTATTTCTGGTTGCGCCACACCTATGGTGCCCACGGCGTGATCCATGTCGGTAAGCACGGCAACCTGGAGTGGCTGCCGGGCAAGGGTGTGGGGCTTTCGGAACACTGCTGGCCGGATGCACTGCTCGGCCCGCTGCCGAACATCTACCCGTTTATCGTCAACGATCCGGGCGAGGGCGCCCAGGCCAAGCGTCGTACCCAGGCGGTGATCATCGACCACCTGATGCCACCGCTGACCCGCGCCGAAACCTACGGCCCGCTGCGCGACCTGGAGCTGCTGGCGGACGAGTATTACGACGCGCAACTGCTCGACCCGCGCCGCGCCCGCGAGTTGCAGAAAGACATTCTCAAGCTGGTGCGCGAAACCCGCATCGACCAGGAACTGCAATTGGATGGCGACGCCGATGCCGCGATTTGGCTGCCGCGCCTGGACACTTACCTGTGCGACCTCAAGGAGTCGCAGATCCGCGACGGCTTGCACATCTTTGGCGAATCGCCCCAGGGCCGTCTGCGCATCGATACCTTACTGGCCTTGCTGCGCATCCCGCGCGGCGCTGGCCGTGGCGCGCAATCGAGCCTGCTGCGCGTACTGGCCAAGGCATTCGCGCTGGGCTTCGACCCACTGGACTGCGCCCTGGCCGAACCGTGGACCGGTCGGCGTCCCGAGCTGTTGCAAGGCATTGATGCGCAGCCGTGGCGCACCGCTGGCGATACCCGCGAGCGCCTGGAGCTGTATGCGGCGCGGCTGATCGAACAGGCTCTGCAAGGGCCCCTGGAGGTACTGCAGGCACCGGGCTGGGAAGAGGTGAACGCGGTGATCGAGCACTTGCGCAGCATCGTCGCGCCACGCCTGGACGCCTGCGGCCCGGCGGAAATGCGCGGCTTGCTGGATGCGCTGAGCGGCCGTTTCGTGCCGGCCGGGCCCAGCGGCGCGCCGAGTCGCGGGCGCCTGGATGTGTTGCCCACCGGGCGCAATTTCTTCAGCGTGGACGTGCGCAATTTGCCCACCACCACGGCCTGGCGCATCGGCTTCCAGTCGGCCAACCTGATTCTGGAGCGGCATTTGCAGGATCACGGCGACCACCTGCGCCAACTCGGTCTGTCGGTGTGGGGCACCGCGACCATGCGCACCGGCGGTGACGATATCGCCCAGGCCATGGCGCTGATGGGCGTGCGGCCGGTCTGGGCCACCGGCAGCCAGCGGGTGGACGACTTCGAGATCCTGCCGATCAGCCTGCTCGACCGCCCGCGCGTCGACGTGACCTTGCGCGTGTCGGGGTTCTTCCGCGATGCCTTCGCCAACCTGATCCGCCTGTTCGACGCGGCGGTGCAGGCCGTTGCGGCCCTGGACGAACCGGACGATCTGAACCCACTCGCCGCCAAGGTGCGCAGCGAGCGCGAGGCGTTGCGCCAATCCGGGCTGGACGCCGAAGCGGCAGCGAAACAGGCCGGCTGGCGGATCTTCGGCGCCAAGCCTGGGGCCTACGGCGCCGGTGTGCAGGGCGCGATCGACGGGCGCCTGTGGCAAAGCCGCGCGGACCTTGCCGAGGTCTACCTGAACTGGGGTGGCTACGCGTATGGCGGGTCCGACGAGGGCACCGTGGCCCGTGAGCAGTTTGCCCAGCGCCTGAGCCAGGTGCAGGCAGTGCTGCAAAACCAGGACAATCGCGAACACGACCTGCTCGACTCCAATGACTATTACCAATTCCAGGGCGGCATGCTCGCCGCCGTGGAAACCCTGAGCGGCGACAAAGCCGCCAGCTACCATGGCGACCACAGCCAGCCGGACCTGCCGAAGATCCGCACCCTGAAGGAAGAGCTGAACCGGGTGATCCGCGCCCGCGCCGCCAACCCCAAGTGGATCGATGGGGTGAAGCGCCACGGCTATAAAGGCGCGTTCGAGATGGCGGCCACCGTGGAGAACCTGTTCGCCTTCGACGCCACCACCGCGCTGATCGACGATCATCAATACGCCTTGCTCGCCGATGCCTACCTGCTCGACCCCGACACCCGGGCGTTCGTGCAGCAGCACAACCCCGCCGCATTGCGCGACATGACCGAGCGCATGCTCGAAGCCCAGCAGCGCGGTCTGTGGCAGGCGCCGGGTGCCTACCGTGAAGCGTTGGAAAACCTGTTGCTGGATATAGAAGAAGACAGCCAATGA